A region of Carassius gibelio isolate Cgi1373 ecotype wild population from Czech Republic chromosome B11, carGib1.2-hapl.c, whole genome shotgun sequence DNA encodes the following proteins:
- the LOC127967754 gene encoding growth arrest and DNA damage-inducible protein GADD45 beta yields MTLEEVVGCNITDKKMDTVSQALEELLVAAQRQDCLTVGVYESAKLMNVDPDCVVLCVLATDEEDQDDIALQIHFTLLQAFCCDNDINILRVSGLRRLAQVLGEPTTVDNSEPRDFHCIIVTNPQCQPLKCQALMDVGNYCEESRCKNQWIPYLSLQER; encoded by the exons ATGACCCTGGAAGAAGTCGTTGGATGCAATATCACTGATAAAAA AATGGACACCGTGAGCCAAGCACTGGAAGAGCTGCTGGTAGCAGCACAGAGACAGGACTGTCTTACAGTCGGCGTTTATGAGTCTGCAAAACTAATGAATGT AGACCCAGATTGTGTCGTACTGTGCGTTCTGGCCACCGATGAGGAGGACCAGGATGATATTGCGCTGCAGATCCACTTCACGCTCCTTCAGGCGTTCTGCTGCGACAATGATATCAACATCCTTCGGGTGTCTGGGCTGAGACGCCTCGCACAGGTGCTCGGCGAGCCAACCACCGTGGACAACAGCGAGCCGAGGGACTTCCACTGCATCATAGTCACT AACCCTCAATGCCAGCCACTCAAATGCCAAGCACTGATGGACGTGGGCAACTACTGCGAAGAGAGCCGCTGCAAGAACCAATGGATTCCTTATCTGTCCCTGCAAGAACGCTGA